Within the Pseudomonas mendocina genome, the region GCGGCGCCGCTCGCGGGTTGGCACACATCGGTGTGCTCAAGGCCCTGGAGGAACAAGGCATTCGTATCGATGCCATCGCCGGCACCAGCATGGGCGCCATCGTCGGCGGGCTCTATGCCGCCGGCTATTCGGTGCCCGAACTGGAGCGACTGGCGCTGGAGCTGGACTGGCAGCAGGCGCTCTCCGACTCGCCACCCCGTGAGGACGTACCTTTCCGGCGTAAGCAGGACGACCGCGATTTTCTGATCAAGCAGAAACTCAGCTTCCGTGACGATGGCAGCCTGGGCCTTCCGCTGGGCGTGATCCAAGGCCAGAACCTGGCACTGCTGCTGGAGAGCCTGCTGGTGCACCGTAGCGCCACGCGCGACTTCGACCAGTTGCCGGTCCCCTATCGCGCCGTTGCCACCGACGTGGTCAGCGGCGAGCAGGTAATCATGGGCACTGGGCACTTGCCGCAGGTGATGCGCGCCAGCATGTCGATTCCCGCGGTATTCGCCCCGGTCGAGGTGGATGGCCGTCTACTGGTCGACGGTGGCATGGTCAACAACGTGCCGATCGATGTCGCGCGGCAGATGGGCGTCGATCATGTCATCGTCGTCGACCTCGGCATGCCGCTGAAACCAGCCAAGGAGCTGCTCACCGTGGTCGACGTGATGAACCAGTCGATCAACCTGATGATGCGCAAGAACTCCGAGGAACAGCTACGGACGCTGACCGCCGATGACGTATTGATCCAGCCGCCGCTGGCCGGCTTCGGCGTCGCTGACTTCAACCGTGGCGAGCAAATGATGGATGCGGGCTACCGCGCCGCGCAGGCCCGGGCCGAACAGCTGGCCCGCCTGCGTACCAGCAGCGCCGGCAACCCGGCACTGGCCATGGCCCGCACCCGCGAGCAGCGCACCCCGGTGATCCGCGAGATTCACGTAGAGAACGACTCTAAAGTCGGCGACGAGGTAATTCGCCGACACATCCGCCAGCCTCTCGGCGAACCGTTGGACATGGATCGCCTGCAAAAGGACATGGGCACGCTCTACGGCCTGGACTACTTCGAGCGCGTGCAGTACCGCGTGGAGCCGCTGGACGAGCGCGGCAGTGCCCTGGTGATCGACGCCAGAGGCAAACGCACCGGCACCGACTACCTGCGCCTGGGGCTGAACCTGTCCGATGACATGCGCGGCGACAGCGCCTTCAACATCGGCGCCAGTTACCGCGTCAACGGCATCAACGAACTGGGTGCCGAGTGGCTGACTCGCTTGCAGCTGGGCGACCGCCAGGAGCTCTACAGCGAGTTCTACCAACCGCTGGACGCCGGCTCACGCTACTTCGTCGCACCCTATCTATTCGGCGAGGCGCAGAACGTCGAAGCGATCCTGGACAACGATCCCATCGCCGAGTACCGCCTGGAACGCTACGGCTATGGCCTCAATCTGGGTCGGCAGATCGCCAACAACGGGGAGATTCGCTTCGGCATCGGCCAGGCCTGGGGCGAAGCGGATGTCCGCGTCGGTGAGCGCGAGCTGCCCAGTTTCAGCTTCAGCGAGGGCTATTACGAGCTGCTGTACTCCTTCGACACGCTCGACAACCTCGACTTCCCGCGTACCGGTGAGGATATCGGCCTGATGCTGCGCAAGTACGACCGCGGCCTGGGCTCGGACGACGATTATCGTCAGTGGCAGCTGAAACTGGACAAGGCCTACAGCCACGGCCCCAACACCTGGTTGTTCGGCGGTCGCTATGGACGCACCCTGGATGAAGCGCAAGTGGTCACTTCGGGCTTTATCCTTGGCGGTGCGCAGGAGCTGTCCGGCTTTCGTCAGGATTCGCTGAGCGGCCAGAACATGGCACTGGCGCGAATGATCTACTACCGACGACTGACCCAGAATTCGCTGCTACCGCTGAATTTCCCGCTGTACCTGGGCATGTCGCTGGAACGTGGCCGCGCGTGGAACAATGACAACGCCTTCGACAGTGGTTACATCAACGCGGCCAGTATCTTCCTCGGCCTGGATACGCCGCTCGGTCCGCTCAACTTCAGCTACGGCTTCAACGACGAGCGGGAAAAGGCGCTGTACCTGAATCTCGGCAAGAGTTTCTGAAACGACGAGGCCGCGCAGTTGCGCGGCCTCGTTGGGTCCAACAGAGCCAATCAGGCGATTTCTGCCAGTAGCTGACGTGCGGCCTTCCTCTGCTCATCATCACCGTGATCGATCACCTCATTGAGGATGTCGCAGGCAGCCGCGATATCGCCCTGCTTGATATAGGCCAGGGCCTGGTTGAGCTGGGTCATGTGCTCCGGGTTGCCTGCCAACTGATCGATATCACCCTGCAGTGCCGCGGTGGCATCGGCGTCGCCAGCGAAGGCATCGAGGAAGTTCTCGTCCACCTCTTCGCTGAGCACCATCTCCATCTCGCTGAAGGCGCTCAGCTGTTCGTCCTCGTGGTGCAGCTCGAACACCTCGGGCAGCTCCTGCAGGTTGCTGGCGAAAGACGCGTCGAACTCCGGTTCGGCAGACGCCCTGGGCTTGGCTTTGGCCTTGGTCGGGAATGGGCTGACCAGATCCCAGTCAGCATCCAGGGACAGGTCATCGAGGTTGAGCTGGAAGTCGGTCTCGGCAACAGGTTCGGCCACTGGCTGCAGCGGCGCGACCGGCTCGCTCTCTGCCTGCGGTGATGCCTGAAGGTTCGGATGACGGGCCTTCAGTGCATCGATGCGTGCGGCGTCGAACTCCTCGGCACGCAGCACCGCCTCTTCACGGGCGAAACCTGCGCCATCACCCTGCATTGCCAGAACCTCCAGCAGACGGAAACGCAGGTCACTGCGTTGCGGCTGCTGAGCCAAAGCCTTACTCAGCTCGCCACGCGCCTCGCTGATACGCCCATAGGCGATGTAGACATTGGCAGCCTCGAGCGGATCGACCTGCCCTTGCGCGCGCACGGGTGCCGGAGCCGGCGCCACCTTTGCGACAGGCGCAGCGGCGATGGGAGCGACTGCCGCAGCGCTTTGCGCACGGGCAGGTTGTGGCGGCGTTTCCTTCTTGGGCTGAACCTGCACCACCGCCCTGGATTTCTCGCCACGCCGCCGAGCGGCCCAGAACAGGGCGCCGAGCAATAGCAGCAGGCCAATGCCACCGGCGAGGAAAGTCGACCACCAGCCGCGCTCTGCGACCACCGGTTCCTCGACAGTTACCGGCGCTGCGGCAGCGGGTTCAGCGACGGGTTCGACCGGCGTACGTGCCGACAACTCAGCCAACTGAGCGTCCTTCTGCGCCAGTTGCTCCTGCAACTGCTGAAGTTGTAACTGAAGCTGCGCCAATCCCTGTTGCAGCTGCAGATTCTCCGCGGCCTGATTGGCCAGTTCCAGATCGACCTGACGCTGCTTTTCTGCCAGTTGCAACAGGCTGTCAGCCTGCTCCGGCGCGGGCTCCACAGATGTTGCTGGCGCACTCACAGGGCCTTCGGCACTGGTGTCTGCGGCAACGACAGGCGGGACCTCTGCCGCCGTGGAAGGTGCCGGAGCAACCGCCGGCGCAGGCGCTGCCGTGCGAGCGGCATCCGGCAGCAGCAGGTCGGCACCGGCCTGCAAGCGGCTCGGATCGCCGCCTGCGAAAGCGTTCGGGTTGAGCGCGAGAATCCCCTCCATCAGTGCCTGCTGGGACAGCGTACTGCCCTGTTCACGCAGACGCGCGGCAATCAGCCAGAGACTGTCGCCACGAGCGACTTGATGACGATGGCCCGCAGCGGCGCTGGGCGGCGTGACCGTTCTGAGCGACGAAGCCGGAGCCGCAATGGGAGCGGACGCCTGTGTCACAGACGCCGCACTCGGCGCAGCCGCCACGGTGGTATAAGCCGAGGAGCCCGGTGGGTCGAGCAGCACGGTGTACTCACGTAGCAACTGACCGTTGGGGCGTGCCACTTCGACGATGAAATTCAGGTAGGGCTCGCGCACCGGACGGCTCGAGACCACGCGGATCACGCTACGCGAACCGCGCAGAAGCGGTGTAAAGCGCAAATCATTGAGAAAGTAGAAGCGTTCGACCCCCGAACGATTGAACACATCGGCGGGCGCCAGACCGACGCGCAAATCCTGCGCGCCCAGGTCCCCCACTTCAAGCAACTCGATTTCGGCTTCGAAAGGCTGATTCAACGCCGAATGCAGCGTGATCTCACCCAAACCAAGCGCCGGCGCCATCCCCGAGTACAGAGCGGACCCCGACGCCAAACCCAACATTAACTGACGCACCCGAGCCATGTGACCTCCAGGGTTATCCGGCTCGAACGCCACCTCCTCGACTTCCTGTCCGAGCTTCCCTTGGCCGGGAGGTTGGCGCCCTTGAAAGTTCCGAGAACGCTCGACAAGGTCCTTGTCGAGGCCGTCTCGAATAGCATTATGGCTACTAATTCACAAAGTAGCGGTTTGGACGCCAGTTTGCCGACGAAAGCACGGTGCCATCAAGCTTAATCAGTCAAAAGTTAGGCACTAAATGCCTTCGATCAAAAAAGTGATCGCAAATTTGACAGTACGGAAGGAATCACTTCACCAGATTGCCGAGGACTCGAGCATGCACCTGCTGACAACGGCGCAGATCGTCCTCATCGATACCGGCAAACACTTCATGGCGGAGCTGGGTGGAGATCGCCTCGATCTTCTCGATCAGCGGCTGCGCCTTGGGCCGCAGGGCAATCTTCTTGGCACGGCGGTCTTCAGGTACGGCTACTCGGGTCACCAGGCCCTGGCTTTCCAGGCTGTCGAGCAGCCGCGCCAGCGTAGGCCCTTCCACTCCGACACTTTGCGCCAGTTCACGCTGAGTGGGCATTTCTGTGAAGCGCGCCAGGTGCAACAGCACCAGCCAACGCGCCTGGGACAGGCCGAGGCCGACCAGACGTCTGTCGAGTTCGGAACGCCAGGCACGTGACAGCTGGGCGACTTGCATGGCAAAACGGTGTTGATCGGGGTAAGACATGGGCTAGCGGACTCATACAAAGGTCAAAAACTAATTATTAGCTAGCTAGCCATAACCCGATGCGCAGGGCAAGCGCAGATTGCGTCGCGAGCGTTGCAGAATGCGACCGAATGTCTGCGGCACTACAGAAAGTCAGGCCGCCACCTGATTGCGTCCGAAAGCCTTGGCCTCGTACAAGGCACGATCAGCCTGTTCGTAGAGCTGACTCAATTCGGGCTGGGTCTCGGGGCACAGGCAGGCGACGCCAATGGACATGGTCAGCATGTCGCCGCTGTCGGAACCACGATGGGCGATGCCTGCCTCCTCCAGTGACTGGCGCAAGGCTTCGGCACGCTGCCGAGCTTCGTCGGCACCGATATCGAACAGCAACAGAGCGAACTCCTCGCCACCGAGCCGCACACCAATGTCCAGTGGCCGCCGAGCGGCCTGCTCTATCAACGCACCAACACGCTGCAGCGCGACGTCGCCAGCCTGGTGACCGTAGCAATCGTTGTAGGCCTTGAAGTGGTCGATGTCGCAAAGCAGCAACGCCAGTGACTTGCCGTCGCGCTGCGCCTGGCGCCACAGGCGCTCGAACTGCCGATTGAAGCTGCGCCGGTTGTGCAGGCCGGTGAGGCTGTCGTGATAGGCGAGCAGGCGCATCAGGCGGCTGATCAGGAAATGCTCGCGCGACTTGTACTCCAGCAGATAGCAACCGACGGCGCCGATCAGGTTGCCGAACGCGAGAAACAGCACGTTATTGACCAGCCTCGGTACGGGCAGCCCTGCGAACCATTCGGCCAACACGTACGCAAGCAGCACCACCAGCGAGCAGGCCAACGCCTCGCTCAGGCGCAGGCCAACCAGAAAATACGCCGCCATGCTTACCAGCAGCAGGCCTTCATACGGATAGCTGGGATCGGCATGGTGGGCGATGCCAACGATAATTGCCGCGCCCACGCCAAGCACCAGGATGCAGGTCATGCTCAATGGAAGTAGCAGGTGGATATGCCGGCGCTGCAGGATCAGCGCGGCACACACCAGCAGGATGACCAGCACCACGATCCGCATGGCGATCACCCAGCCGAGATGCGATGCGGGCACCACCAGCACGTCGAGCGCAGCCAAAGCCAGCCAGATGAGCGTGGCGACGCTCAGCGCGATGCGTTTGAGCTCGAAGCTGTCTTCGAGCATGTGGGCGCGGTATTCGCGCTCGAGCACGCGGGAAAAACGCAACCAGCGAAACCCCAGGCTGAGCTGGTCGGCATAGGGGCTCGGACGAACTTCATCGAGCCAGGCGTGATAGTTAGGCACCGTCACCTCGTCATCTGGCGGCCTGCTCGACACCTTAGCCTTGTCATGGAGATGACGCCAGAAGCGCAGCGGCGAGTTCGCCACCCATGCTTTAGAGTTCGAACTCGGCCTGCAGGGCCGCACGCACGCAGTAGAGCACTGCCTCGTCGACACGTCCGGCGAACAAAGGCGCGATCTCACTGACTGCAGGCAGTTCGCCCTCGCCGTCGAGGAAGCTCTCCTGAATCTCGCCGAGGAGCTCTTCGGGAAGGTCAAGCGCCTGCTCCAGGGTCAGTTGCTGCTCGGCGATGGCTTCGGCCAGCAGGCTGTAGACGTTCTTCTCGGTGCACTTGAGCTGCCCGGCAATCTGCGCAGGCGTCATGCCGGCACGTGCCAGACTGACCAGCTCGTGGCGCAGATCGGCCACCGGAGCCTGTGCTGCATCCGCGGCGGCGCCATTGAGCACCTCGAGGAAAGCCTGCCCGTAACGCTCCAGCTTGCGCGCACCCACGCCGCTGACCTCGGCCATCTCGCTCAGCGAGCTGGGCTGGCTACGCAGCATCTCCAGCAGCGTGGCGTCAGGGAAGATCACGTAAGGTGGCACGCTGTGCTCCTCGGCGAGCTTGCGACGCAGGCTGCGCAGGGCCTCCCACATGTCCCGCTCGTGGCCACGCACCAGTTGGCTGGCGGCGCTGCTGGAGGCCTTGGCCGCCTGCGCCGGCTTCGGTTCGCGGCGCAGTTGCAGGCTGACCTCACCGCGCAGCAGTGGCCTGCAGCTCTCGTCCAGACGCAGGCCACCAAATCCTTCCAGATCGACATCGGCCAGGCCGCGGGCGACCAACTGGCGGAACAGCGTTCGCCACTCGACCTCTGAAAACCCTTTGCCGACACCGAACACCGCCAGGTGCTGGTGGCCGGATGCGCGGATCTTCTCGTTATCGCGGCCGAGGAGAATATCCACCAGATGGCCGACCCCGTAGCGCTGACCGCTGCGGTAAATGGCAGACAGCGCCTGGCGTGCTGGCTCGGTGGCGTCCCAGGTCTCAACGCCGTCGATGCAGTTGTCGCAGTGCCCGCATGGCTGCGGTAGTTCCTCGTCGAAATAGGCCAGCAGCGCCTGACGACGGCAGCGTGTTTCCTCGCACAGGGCCAGCATGGCATCGAGCTTGTGCTGTTCGATGCGCTTGTGGCGCTCGTCGCCATCGGAGTTGGCCAGCATCTGCTTGAGGAAGATCACGTCCTGCAGACCATAGGCCATCCAGGCATCGGCCGGCAGCCCGTCACGACCGGCACGACCAGTTTCCTGATAATAGGCCTCCAGCGACTTGGGCAGGTCCAGGTGGCAGACGAAGCGCACGTTGGGCTTGTCGATGCCCATGCCGAAGGCGATGGTCGCCACCATGATCAGGCCTTCCTCGTTGAGAAAGCGCTTCTGATGGTAGGCCCGCAGCTCGTTGGGCAGGCCGGCGTGATAAGGCAACGCCGGAAAGCCCTGGCTGCTGAGAAAGTCGGCGACCTCCTCGACCTTCTTGCGCGACAGACAATAGACGATGCCCGCATCGCCCTTGCGCGCAGCGAGAAAGCCGAGCAGTTGCTTGCGTGGCTGATCCTTGGGCTGGATGCGGTAGAAGATGTTCGGCCGGTCGAAGCTCGACAGGAAGCGCTCGGCGTTATCCAGATGCAGGCGCTGGACGATCTCCTCGCGGGTGCGCTTGTCGGCCGTGGCGGTCAGGGCAACGCGTGGCACCTGCGGGAAAAGCTCGGCAAGCTGGCCGAGCTGCAGGTATTCCGGGCGGAAATCATGGCCCCACTGCGATACGCAGTGCGCCTCATCGATGGCGAACAGAGCGATGTCCAGGCCCTGCAGAAAATTCAGCATACGCGGCTGCACCAGGCGCTCTGGCGCCAGGTAGAGCATCTTGATCTGCCCGCGGCGGATGCGGTCGGCAATCTCGCGTTGTTCATCGACGCTGAGCGTGGAGTTCAATGCCACCGCTGCCACGCCCAGCTCGTCGAGTGTCGCCACCTGATCGTCCATCAGCGCGATCAGCGGGGAAACCACCACCGCCAGGCCTTCGCGCATCAACGCCGGCACCTGATAGCACAGCGATTTGCCGCCACCGGTGGGCATCAGCACCAGCGCATCACCGCCTGCCGCCACACGCTCGATGATCGCGGCCTGGTTGCCGCGAAAGGCGTCGTAGCCGAAAACGTCTTTGAGAATGCGCAGGGCGTGGTCGAGCATGAAGGCCTCCAAATCGAGCCGCGCATTATGCCGCAGGAACGCACCGAACAGGGCGCCTACCCGTCCGAAGCCGCTCAATCGCCTCTTGCAGAGCGCCTATGCTGGTCGCAGAGGCGGCGGTGAACTAGAATCCAACCTCGTTTATCCCAAGCCCCAAGGTAACCGCACGATGTCCTTCGCTGAGCAACTGTCCCGCCTGCAAGCCTTTCTCGATGCCGATGAGCTGCACGAAGAGGCGTTGGACTACGTGGCCGCCCACGGCTATCTCACTGCCCTGGCGATCTGCCCGGATCAGGTGCCGGAGCGCGAGTGGATCGATGCGCTGTTCGCCGAGCCGCCGCACTATCGCAGCGACGCCGAGCGCGAAGAGATCGAGAACACCCTGATCCACCTGAAGGCGCATATCGCACGTCAGCTGGCTGGCGAAGAAGAACCCGAACTACCCTGCGATCTCGATCTTGGTGACGAGCCGGACGATTCCGACCTGCGCGGTTGGTGCATCGGCTTCATGGAAGGTGTGTTCCTGCGTGAAGCGGTTTGGTTCGAGGATGCCGAAGACGAAGTCAGCGAGTTGCTGCTGCCGATCATGGTCGGCTCCGGGCTGTTCGACGAGCAGCAGGAGTTCGCCGAGATTGCCCGTGACCGCGATCTGGTGGACAGCATGATCGATCAGATTCCCGAGCTGCTAACCGCCCTGTTCCTGCTGTGCCAGGCTCCGGAAGAAAAACCAGCGCTGCTCAAGCCCCGCCACTGACCGCGAGCCGGGGCACTGCCCCGGCTGCCGCCAAGACTGCCCATGCCGCATGACATCCAGCCAAGCCGCCATCGCAGTGTCCGCTATCTGCTGCTGGGCATCGGCTGGCTGAGCGTCGCCCTTGGGGTCCTCGGCATCTTCCTGCCGGTGCTGCCGACCACACCATTCCTGCTCCTGGCTGCCGCGTGCTTCGTGCGCAGCTCGAGGCGCTTCTACATCTGGCTGGTCACCCATCCGCACCTGGGGCCTTGGATTCGCGATTACCTCGAAGGTCATGGCATCCCGCTCAAGGGCAAGGTCTACGCGCTGGTGCTGATGTGGGCGAGCATCGCCTTCTCCTGCTATCTGGTGCCCTTACCCTGGGCACGCGCCTTCATGCTCACCAGCGCGGTGCTGGTGAGCATCTACATACTCAAACAGAAAACCCTGCCCAATCCGTAAGCGCTCTGCATGGCCCGGATGCAATCCGGGCTACGAAGCCGGCCAACACCTCGACAACCTTTTGACACCGCTTTCTTTTTCCAGCGAAGCGACCGGCAAGAAGTCGACACCTCGCCTAGACTTCGACGATCAGGCACTGAGACTCGACCCATGCGACGGCTGCGCATTCAGCGATGGCGGTGGCGACTGCTGATCCTCTGGATCGGCAGTGGGTTGCTGGCCGCGCTATCCCAGGCGGATTGGGACTTCGCCCTGATCATCAAGAATGCCGAGAACCGCTACGGCAACCTCGGCCCAGCGCGAACCCGTCTGCTCGACTGGGAAGAGCTGATCAAGACCAGCGCGGCGTTGCCGGAGCCAGACAAGCTCAACGAGGTCAATCGTTTCTTCAACCGCAAGGTGCGCTTCGTCGACGACATTCAACTCTGGCGCGAAAACGACTACTGGGCCACCCCCGTGGAAATGCTGGTCAAGGGCGCCGGCGATTGCGAGGACTACTCCATCGCCAAGTACTTCACCCTGCGACGCCTCGGCATCCCCAGCGAGAAACTGCGCATCACCTACGTCAAGGCGCTGAACTACAACCAGGCGCACATGGTGCTGACCTACTACGCCAGCCCGAGCGCCGAACCGCTGGTGCTGGACAACCTGATCAACGACATCCGCCCCGCCTCACAGCGCAAGGACCTGCTCCCGGTCTACGCCTTCAATGCCGAAGGCCTCTACCTGCCTGGTTCCAACACCCGCAAGAGCGACTCGAAGAAGCTCTCGCGCTGGCAGGACATTCTGAAAAAAATGCATGCCGAGGGCTTCGCCGTGGGCGAAGGCTAGGAGAAAGAATATGTCCCTACTGAAACAACTGTTCCTCGCCATCTGCCTGTTCCTGGTCGTGGCCTTTACCGGCAGCTTCGTCGCCAGTGTCGAGACTTCACGTGAACAACTACTCAGCCAGCTACGCTCCCATGCCCAGGACGCGGCCACGGCTCTGGGCCTGTCGATGACGCCCCATGTGGATGACCCGGCGATGCTCGAACTGATGGTCAGCTCGATCTTCGACAGCGGCTACTTCGCCAGCATCCGCGTGGTGAGCATCCCTGAGAACAAGGTGCTGGTCGAACGCAGCACCGAGGTGCGCGCAGAGAATGTCCCGCAGTGGTTCGTCGATCTGGTGAATCTGGAACCCGAAGGTGGCGACGCCCTGATCATGCGCGGCTGGGAACAGGCCGCGAGGGTCGAAGTGCTCAGCCATCCGCAATTCGCCCTGGCAAAGTTGTGGGACGGCGCCATTGGCAGCCTGATCTGGCTGTTGCTCTGCGGCCTGGTCAGCGCCGTGCTCGGCGGCTGGCTGCTGCGCACCCAACTGCGCCCGCTGGACAATATGGTGCAACAAGCGCAAGCCATTACCCGCCGC harbors:
- the recQ gene encoding DNA helicase RecQ produces the protein MLDHALRILKDVFGYDAFRGNQAAIIERVAAGGDALVLMPTGGGKSLCYQVPALMREGLAVVVSPLIALMDDQVATLDELGVAAVALNSTLSVDEQREIADRIRRGQIKMLYLAPERLVQPRMLNFLQGLDIALFAIDEAHCVSQWGHDFRPEYLQLGQLAELFPQVPRVALTATADKRTREEIVQRLHLDNAERFLSSFDRPNIFYRIQPKDQPRKQLLGFLAARKGDAGIVYCLSRKKVEEVADFLSSQGFPALPYHAGLPNELRAYHQKRFLNEEGLIMVATIAFGMGIDKPNVRFVCHLDLPKSLEAYYQETGRAGRDGLPADAWMAYGLQDVIFLKQMLANSDGDERHKRIEQHKLDAMLALCEETRCRRQALLAYFDEELPQPCGHCDNCIDGVETWDATEPARQALSAIYRSGQRYGVGHLVDILLGRDNEKIRASGHQHLAVFGVGKGFSEVEWRTLFRQLVARGLADVDLEGFGGLRLDESCRPLLRGEVSLQLRREPKPAQAAKASSSAASQLVRGHERDMWEALRSLRRKLAEEHSVPPYVIFPDATLLEMLRSQPSSLSEMAEVSGVGARKLERYGQAFLEVLNGAAADAAQAPVADLRHELVSLARAGMTPAQIAGQLKCTEKNVYSLLAEAIAEQQLTLEQALDLPEELLGEIQESFLDGEGELPAVSEIAPLFAGRVDEAVLYCVRAALQAEFEL
- a CDS encoding UPF0149 family protein, whose translation is MSFAEQLSRLQAFLDADELHEEALDYVAAHGYLTALAICPDQVPEREWIDALFAEPPHYRSDAEREEIENTLIHLKAHIARQLAGEEEPELPCDLDLGDEPDDSDLRGWCIGFMEGVFLREAVWFEDAEDEVSELLLPIMVGSGLFDEQQEFAEIARDRDLVDSMIDQIPELLTALFLLCQAPEEKPALLKPRH
- a CDS encoding YbaN family protein, which gives rise to MPHDIQPSRHRSVRYLLLGIGWLSVALGVLGIFLPVLPTTPFLLLAAACFVRSSRRFYIWLVTHPHLGPWIRDYLEGHGIPLKGKVYALVLMWASIAFSCYLVPLPWARAFMLTSAVLVSIYILKQKTLPNP
- a CDS encoding GGDEF domain-containing protein; its protein translation is MPNYHAWLDEVRPSPYADQLSLGFRWLRFSRVLEREYRAHMLEDSFELKRIALSVATLIWLALAALDVLVVPASHLGWVIAMRIVVLVILLVCAALILQRRHIHLLLPLSMTCILVLGVGAAIIVGIAHHADPSYPYEGLLLVSMAAYFLVGLRLSEALACSLVVLLAYVLAEWFAGLPVPRLVNNVLFLAFGNLIGAVGCYLLEYKSREHFLISRLMRLLAYHDSLTGLHNRRSFNRQFERLWRQAQRDGKSLALLLCDIDHFKAYNDCYGHQAGDVALQRVGALIEQAARRPLDIGVRLGGEEFALLLFDIGADEARQRAEALRQSLEEAGIAHRGSDSGDMLTMSIGVACLCPETQPELSQLYEQADRALYEAKAFGRNQVAA
- a CDS encoding MarR family transcriptional regulator; protein product: MSYPDQHRFAMQVAQLSRAWRSELDRRLVGLGLSQARWLVLLHLARFTEMPTQRELAQSVGVEGPTLARLLDSLESQGLVTRVAVPEDRRAKKIALRPKAQPLIEKIEAISTQLRHEVFAGIDEDDLRRCQQVHARVLGNLVK
- a CDS encoding FimV/HubP family polar landmark protein, whose amino-acid sequence is MGEITLHSALNQPFEAEIELLEVGDLGAQDLRVGLAPADVFNRSGVERFYFLNDLRFTPLLRGSRSVIRVVSSRPVREPYLNFIVEVARPNGQLLREYTVLLDPPGSSAYTTVAAAPSAASVTQASAPIAAPASSLRTVTPPSAAAGHRHQVARGDSLWLIAARLREQGSTLSQQALMEGILALNPNAFAGGDPSRLQAGADLLLPDAARTAAPAPAVAPAPSTAAEVPPVVAADTSAEGPVSAPATSVEPAPEQADSLLQLAEKQRQVDLELANQAAENLQLQQGLAQLQLQLQQLQEQLAQKDAQLAELSARTPVEPVAEPAAAAPVTVEEPVVAERGWWSTFLAGGIGLLLLLGALFWAARRRGEKSRAVVQVQPKKETPPQPARAQSAAAVAPIAAAPVAKVAPAPAPVRAQGQVDPLEAANVYIAYGRISEARGELSKALAQQPQRSDLRFRLLEVLAMQGDGAGFAREEAVLRAEEFDAARIDALKARHPNLQASPQAESEPVAPLQPVAEPVAETDFQLNLDDLSLDADWDLVSPFPTKAKAKPRASAEPEFDASFASNLQELPEVFELHHEDEQLSAFSEMEMVLSEEVDENFLDAFAGDADATAALQGDIDQLAGNPEHMTQLNQALAYIKQGDIAAACDILNEVIDHGDDEQRKAARQLLAEIA
- the lapG gene encoding cysteine protease LapG, with the protein product MRRLRIQRWRWRLLILWIGSGLLAALSQADWDFALIIKNAENRYGNLGPARTRLLDWEELIKTSAALPEPDKLNEVNRFFNRKVRFVDDIQLWRENDYWATPVEMLVKGAGDCEDYSIAKYFTLRRLGIPSEKLRITYVKALNYNQAHMVLTYYASPSAEPLVLDNLINDIRPASQRKDLLPVYAFNAEGLYLPGSNTRKSDSKKLSRWQDILKKMHAEGFAVGEG
- a CDS encoding patatin-like phospholipase family protein produces the protein MRRLLVALICLLALSSLPAIAAERVGLVLSGGAARGLAHIGVLKALEEQGIRIDAIAGTSMGAIVGGLYAAGYSVPELERLALELDWQQALSDSPPREDVPFRRKQDDRDFLIKQKLSFRDDGSLGLPLGVIQGQNLALLLESLLVHRSATRDFDQLPVPYRAVATDVVSGEQVIMGTGHLPQVMRASMSIPAVFAPVEVDGRLLVDGGMVNNVPIDVARQMGVDHVIVVDLGMPLKPAKELLTVVDVMNQSINLMMRKNSEEQLRTLTADDVLIQPPLAGFGVADFNRGEQMMDAGYRAAQARAEQLARLRTSSAGNPALAMARTREQRTPVIREIHVENDSKVGDEVIRRHIRQPLGEPLDMDRLQKDMGTLYGLDYFERVQYRVEPLDERGSALVIDARGKRTGTDYLRLGLNLSDDMRGDSAFNIGASYRVNGINELGAEWLTRLQLGDRQELYSEFYQPLDAGSRYFVAPYLFGEAQNVEAILDNDPIAEYRLERYGYGLNLGRQIANNGEIRFGIGQAWGEADVRVGERELPSFSFSEGYYELLYSFDTLDNLDFPRTGEDIGLMLRKYDRGLGSDDDYRQWQLKLDKAYSHGPNTWLFGGRYGRTLDEAQVVTSGFILGGAQELSGFRQDSLSGQNMALARMIYYRRLTQNSLLPLNFPLYLGMSLERGRAWNNDNAFDSGYINAASIFLGLDTPLGPLNFSYGFNDEREKALYLNLGKSF